In the genome of Lacerta agilis isolate rLacAgi1 chromosome 2, rLacAgi1.pri, whole genome shotgun sequence, one region contains:
- the MIP gene encoding lens fiber major intrinsic protein: MWEARSSSFWRAVFAEFFGTMFYVFFGLGASLRWVVGPLNVLLVALAFGLVAATMVQSLGHVSGAHINPAVTVAFLLGSQLSLFRAVFYMVAQLLGGVAGAAVLYGVTPAALRGNLALNTIHPSVNVSQATVVEIFLTLQFVLCIFATYDERRNGRMGSVALAVGFSLTLGHLFGMYFTGTGMNPARSFAPAVITRNFTNHWVYWVGPIVGGVMGGFLYDFILFPRMRGVKERMSVLKGDRPAETSAPPEPPGEPVELKTQAL, translated from the exons ATGTGGGAGGCGcgttcctcctccttctggaGGGCTGTCTTTGCCGAGTTCTTCGGCACCATGTTCTATGTCTTTTTCGGCCTGGGGGCCTCGCTACGCTGGGTGGTCGGCCCCCTGAACGTTCTGCTGGTGGCCCTGGCTTTCGGCTTGGTAGCAGCCACCATGGTGCAGTCTCTAGGCCACGTGAGCGGAGCACACATCAACCCAGCCGTCACCGTGGCCTTCCTGCTGGGCTCGCAGCTCTCCCTCTTCCGCGCCGTCTTCTACATGGTTGCccagctgctgggaggagtggcCGGCGCAGCCGTGCTTTACGGAGTCACGCCAGCTGCGTTGCGGGGTAACCTGGCACTCAACACG ATACACCCCAGTGTAAATGTAAGCCAAGCTACAGTCGTGGAGATCTTCCTCACCTTACAGTTTGTCCTCTGCATCTTCGCCACCTATGACGAGAGACGTAATGGGCGCATGGGATCTGTAGCGTTGGCTGTGGGATTCTCCCTCACTCTTGGACACCTCTTTGGG ATGTACTTCACAGGAACTGGCATGAATCCTGCCCGATCCTTCGCCCCTGCTGTCATCACCCGCAACTTCACCAACCACTGG gTGTATTGGGTTGGTCCAATTGTTGGCGGCGTGATGGGCGGCTTCCTCTACGACTTCATCCTCTTCCCACGGATGCGCGGGGTCAAAGAGCGCATGTCTGTCCTGAAAGGTGACCGGCCAGCTGAAACCAGCGCCCCGCCAGAGCCTCCTGGGGAACCCGTTGAACTGAAGACGCAAGCGCTATAA